Proteins encoded within one genomic window of Humulus lupulus chromosome 1, drHumLupu1.1, whole genome shotgun sequence:
- the LOC133807121 gene encoding uncharacterized protein LOC133807121, whose protein sequence is MFRFSSLSSLMASTQIEIINTAYQAMKPPKMPPTTTKLVCFSFAAYAKNLIQNLRSSDVPVAGGLSNVEFSSIESLFNFSFPPDLRSILREGLPIGSGFPNWRSSSAQQLYILINLPILGLLKQISRRNFWLESWGPFPDDINRALEIAKKFLSKAPVLVPLYRNCYIPSTPNAAGNPVFYVDGEEVRILSYDITGFFQDFEFLNGGGGIRRSSANSRVNAPAWAAKSAREIELWTEVANKRRRVNAAASGAWWSGDDELSECLEEVSQKLREGGWREEEVREMMMMDGYDDDDQTGEVVIECGEGEGVGGGDLEEAMAWHVRTLSVVLLRAGWTMEDVVYSLDLPNDEEEAAVLDEKPTALQPDHGQDFQLHCRSKPSESTLQQLMHLQSLEV, encoded by the coding sequence ATGTTTCGTTTTTCATCTCTATCTTCTCTCATGGCTTCCACACAGATTGAGATAATCAATACCGCATATCAAGCCATGAAGCCTCCGAAGATGCCACCGACCACAACCAAGCTCGTCTGCTTCTCCTTCGCCGCTTACGCCAAAAACCTAATCCAGAATCTCCGGTCGTCTGACGTTCCCGTAGCCGGAGGCCTCTCCAACGTCGAATTCTCCTCCATCGAGTCACTCTTCAACTTCTCCTTCCCTCCCGATCTCCGTTCCATCCTCCGGGAAGGTCTTCCGATCGGCTCTGGTTTTCCGAATTGGCGTTCTTCTTCTGCGCAACAGCTTTACATTCTCATTAACCTTCCGATCCTCGGTCTCCTCAAGCAAATCTCTCGCAGGAATTTCTGGCTCGAATCTTGGGGACCTTTTCCCGACGATATCAATCGAGCCTTGGAGATAGCCAAGAAGTTCTTGAGCAAAGCCCCTGTTCTCGTCCCTCTCTACCGAAACTGCTACATTCCGTCAACGCCGAACGCCGCCGGAAACCCGGTCTTCTACGTCGACGGCGAGGAGGTTCGGATTCTGAGCTACGACATTACCGGCTTCTTCCAAGATTTCGAGTTCTTAAACGGCGGCGGAGGCATCCGCCGGTCGTCGGCTAATTCAAGAGTCAACGCCCCGGCATGGGCGGCGAAGTCGGCTCGTGAGATCGAGTTATGGACAGAGGTTGCGAATAAGAGGCGGAGAGTGAATGCGGCGGCGAGTGGGGCGTGGTGGAGCGGTGACGACGAGCTGAGCGAGTGCTTGGAGGAGGTTTCCCAGAAGTTGAGAGAAGGAGGGTGGAGGGAGGAGGAGGTGAGAGAGATGATGATGATGGACGGCTACGATGACGATGATCAGACGGGGGAGGTCGTTATCGAGTGCGGTGAAGGTGAAGGTGTCGGAGGAGGAGACTTGGAAGAGGCCATGGCGTGGCACGTGCGGACGCTCTCGGTGGTTTTGTTACGTGCGGGGTGGACCATGGAAGATGTGGTGTACTCTCTTGACCTTCCAAACGACGAAGAAGAGGCTGCCGTTTTGGATGAGAAACCAACAGCTCTCCAACCTGACCATGGCCAGGATTTTCAGCTTCATTGTCGTTCTAAGCCAAGTGAGAGTACCCTCCAGCAATTGATGCACTTGCAGTCTCTTGAGGTTTGA